A window of Phaseolus vulgaris cultivar G19833 chromosome 4, P. vulgaris v2.0, whole genome shotgun sequence genomic DNA:
ACTTGAACTACTTTTTGGAACGCCATCTTCTGTCATcagtaaatcaaattaaatcaaGTTTAACGAAGCTATTACATCATAGGTTCTTTACATTCCGAACATGTTCTGCTGCAAAAATTGAATTTTCTTGTACTTATCTCTGCTACAACTGTTACTGTACGCATAGATGCTACATTTTGATCACACTTCAAAGCatgaatgaaaagaaaaacatttataCAGACTTCTGTATATATGTGCAAGGGATATCTGATGAGGAGAAACAAAGATTCAAACATGCAGAGTAAACATTAACATTTTGTTTTGATCTGTCAATCAATGCTGGTTAAAAGGATATCCTGATAAACACCAGAATATGTAAAGCTAAAATGTAGAGCACAAATGCAGACCTGAATAGCATAAGCCTCTGCTGGGTTTCAGTTCTGCCTGCTGAGTGATAAGGAAGCCTCTGATGGCCTTCATAATCTGACAAACTGTGCAACTTATCTGAGGAGCTTTTACCGAAACGATTCCTAGCAGCAGTGTTCGCCTCCAAATTGTTGTTTTCTGTTTGCCGCCATAGCGCATTCAATCTTTCCAGTTCCATCTCTTTCAAATGCATGTCACCAAGTAAGCCCTCAGCTTGTGCCTGAATGTATGAGAGTAAGACAACCAGTTAAACACTTTCACATCCAAATAATCAATCAAAGAGTTATCAACTAGACATTGTCAAAAACAAAATTCTCTAGTAAAAACCAGAGGGAGGGAGAAATTTGCAAACACTGTACAATGAAGTGTAAAAAGGACCTGCTTAACAGCCAGTTGCTCAATTAGACCATGAAGTTGTTTATCCAATGTCTTCTCTCTTTGTGCTGCAGAACAAGAACGTTTTAGAGCCAAAAAATACATAAACTCGGGCAAGGTGCTTCCCAAGTGTAGAGTATCAGTAGGAGAATTAACACCACAAAAGcaatcaaaattatatttatgtcCGGTTATGGTTAGTGGATTTCTAAGAGCATGAAATAGTATCTAATGTTATTCAGATATGAAACAAGATTGAAGTCTCCCCAACTAAAgttctttctttctcttaatgataaaaaatcattcaaaaagAATACAAACGGGAGTACCCTTGAATCTTACTAAAGCTACAATGGAAACAACAGAGGCAAGAAAATAATAGATACATCGAACCAATTGAAAAACCCAGTCTCTTGGCACCAGTAAAGAAACACTCTTAAATCCAATCAGATTTTTGTATCagcattttgaaaattattactACGTCAGAAATGCAGTGGCAGGATATAATCATATTACTAGAAATTTATTATGAATATGCAAAATGTTTCCGTAACTCATTTATACACACGAATCAACGTTTGAACAAAATCTAAAATACAGGAAATCACCTAACCCATTCCTATGCTGAATTTTTTATGTCATCATCATGATGGACTTAATCATTCAAAGTCCTCTGCATTCACAATTACGGCACAGAAATCTGgaaaaaagaataatataagACGGACATACTGTCATAACCGGGTTCTAATAAATATCACTATTCCTTTTGCAGTTCCAAGCACTGAAAGCTTCATAATTGGTATATTAACATCCGCGCAGGTGATATATTTCCCACTTCCACTTTCAAGGGATCCCAGATTTATCCTTTCATGGTTCTCTCCTACATGTGGATTTATGATAAGAAATTTGGGAAAAGTACACAACAAAAGCTAGCCATTGTAGTAGAAGAACTAAGGCTATACAAACTCCATCATAGACACTTAGTTCCAATGTGGATTTTGAGTCCTATATATGATAAGAAATCATACCTGGGGAAGGTAGTTTAAGTGTATTTTCCTGCACTTTTGCCCACTTCTTCTCCAACTGTTTCACAGCAGCCTCCATTGAACTCTGGATGAAATGAGGGTTATTAATTTGGTGCTTAATTATATATCCAATCATAGATTGTCATACATGTTAAGGATGCTGACTTTTGTATTCATCATTAGTAAAAAGTCCTATCTAGTGTAATTTCTAACTGATTGATAATATAACATCTTTCTATTGACAACATATGAAAATAAAACTCTCAATTAGGTTAAGTATCAACATAAGTAGTTAAATTACACCTAAAATTATATAGCATAGATCATATGGTCCTTGTAATCATGTTAAGTTGAGCACATAAAAGAGTCTGTGATTAACGAACCAgttgcttcttcttctcttccaaTTCATCTAGTAAAGCTGATCTCGATGCTTCTGCATCTACATCAAATCCAGCTTTAGAATTTGCCTTCATTTCATCCCAACCATCAGATACTTGCTGCTTCGTATTCTCCACCTCAGCTTTCAGTTTCTTCTCAGTCTCTTCCATCTcctataacaaaataaataaaaaatcaattgaaCCAAACTCAACCTCACAAATCACAATCAATTCACAATCAGAACCTGCAACTTTGTCCTTAGTAAATCAGCCTCCTgcaatttctcttttattttaacCTCACAATCCGATATTGCATTTTCATATGCCGCATTCTCTTCCTTCAATGTCACCTCTCTAAGTTGGGCCTGAAACAAAAATCATCATCATTAGTCGTAGCAGTATTTTAGGTTAGTATCATTTTAGTCCCCAAGTATTGCAATTGTGTTCTTTCACTTTCACAA
This region includes:
- the LOC137837081 gene encoding golgin candidate 2: MAGLLAWAVGGGAGKEAEDDSIIPILFSEDQQRYVIELDQKLGSLRRVIHDLRLRLPPQDISESLPHLHAHSLASNAALALQLNSHSATRQQAQLREVTLKEENAAYENAISDCEVKIKEKLQEADLLRTKLQEMEETEKKLKAEVENTKQQVSDGWDEMKANSKAGFDVDAEASRSALLDELEEKKKQLSSMEAAVKQLEKKWAKVQENTLKLPSPAQREKTLDKQLHGLIEQLAVKQAQAEGLLGDMHLKEMELERLNALWRQTENNNLEANTAARNRFGKSSSDKLHSLSDYEGHQRLPYHSAGRTETQQRLMLFRSAFVLYILALHILVFIRISF